A window of the Elgaria multicarinata webbii isolate HBS135686 ecotype San Diego chromosome 22, rElgMul1.1.pri, whole genome shotgun sequence genome harbors these coding sequences:
- the EMC6 gene encoding ER membrane protein complex subunit 6 — translation MAAVVAKREGPQFISEAAVRGNAAILDYCRTSVSALSGATAGILGLTGLHGFIFYFLASVLLSVLLVLKAGRRWNKYFKSRRPLFTGGLIGGLFTYVLFWTFLYGMVHVY, via the coding sequence atggctGCCGTAGTAGCCAAACGCGAAGGCCCCCAGTTCATCAGCGAAGCTGCCGTCCGAGGGAACGCGGCCATCCTGGATTACTGCAGGACGTCGGTCTCTGCCCTCTCGGGAGCGACAGCCGGGATCCTTGGTTTGACCGGCCTGCACGGGTTCATCTTCTACTTCCTGGCCTCCGTCCTCCTCTCGGTGCTTCTGGTGTTAAAAGCCGGGCGGCGGTGGAACAAGTACTTTAAATCTCGACGACCCCTTTTTACCGGGGGGCTGATTGGGGGCCTGTTCACCTACGTCCTCTTTTGGACTTTCCTCTACGGCATGGTGCACGTTtactag
- the TAX1BP3 gene encoding tax1-binding protein 3 produces MSYIPGQPVTAVVQRVEIHKLRQGENLILGFSIGGGIDQDPAQNPFSEDKTDKGIYVTRVTEGGPAEVAGLQIGDKIMQVNGWDMTMVTHDQARKRLTKRNEEVVRLLVTRHSLQKAVQQSMMSQPCH; encoded by the exons ATGTCATACATCCCCGGCCAGCCGGTCACGGCCGTCGTG CAAAGAGTTGAAATCCACAAACTCCGCCAAGGGGAGAATCTCATCCTGGGCTTCAGCATCGGAGGAGGCATTGACCAGGACCCGGCCCAGAATCCCTTCTCAGAGGACAAGACGGACAAG GGCATTTATGTCACCAGAGTGACGGAAGGTGGCCCGGCAGAAGTGGCAGGACTCCAGATTGGGGACAAGATCATGCAG GTGAACGGTTGGGATATGACCATGGTGACTCACGACCAGGCCCGGAAGAGGCTGACGAAGCGGAACGAGGAAGTGGTCCGACTCCTGGTGACCCGACACTCTCTCCAGAAGGCCGTGCAGCAATCCATGATGTCCCAACCGTGCCACTGA